One Misgurnus anguillicaudatus chromosome 20, ASM2758022v2, whole genome shotgun sequence DNA segment encodes these proteins:
- the gmeb1 gene encoding glucocorticoid modulatory element-binding protein 1, translating into MAETEVTVSVEDMVVMKTSEEEDVEPDDQSKTQVILQLQPITAGLGEESSETDAGIVAVDTPDVASAEAEDLELGFPITCGESKAILLFKKFVCPGINVKCVKFEDQLISPKQFVHMSGKATLKDWKRAIRMGGVMLRRMMDSGQLDFYQHSTLCTNTCRSTKFDLLINNTRFPPDGSGLNTPTTAQGNVSVGNGGQTAAAEKTGEEMMGTVEWSTTSVETSPKKDSPDISEETLSFWRGIAEVGLMGEVVSNIRSELLGLLRGVQLCSDQSSLQDAEIAVLSNLAQVFDLLDSIKQIVNVRRQMTDPEQTQVLRTLTTLEQQVEEQKRLQSLSWLSQSQALSSLVFPSTPPAKRAPKRPRLQRPASTTVLSTSVAQPLTIQPQQFTVLSPITLSSLGQSFAMAGLAQPSNTLTLHTLPPGSQLFTRLAAVPDGKTTEAFTFHPASGLTLLGTAAVQDHGQLGAVMSPMELVQLTQKETAAGVAQDGQMVAGTVVMQDGVVRVVQEDENQSDTTLIEIDPAGDDHGVSVMELHLEGGATGGDGETVVHGGEEVVRGDVEEETGEIQLEANGHFHNLPVVVVKEETQDAGEAK; encoded by the exons ATGGCAGAGACAGAGGTCACTGTGTCCGTGGAGGACATGGTGGTGATGAAGACTTCTGAGGAAGAGGATGTTGAGCCTGATGACCAAAGCAAAACTCAAGTCATTTTGCAGCTGCAGCCCATCACAGCTGG gcTTGGAGAAGAAAGCAGCGAGACAGATGCTGGGATTGTGGCAGTGGATACACCAG ATGTGGCATCCGCTGAAGCTGAAGATTTAGAGCTAGGTTTTCCCATCACATGTGGGGAGAGTAAAGCCATACTTTTGTTCAAGAAGTTCGTCTGTCCTGGGATCAACGTCAAGTGTGTTAAG TTTGAGGATCAGTTGATAAGTCCCAAGCAGTTTGTGCACATGTCTGGTAAAGCCACTTTGAAGGACTGGAAGCGAGCCATCAGGATGGGTGGGGTTATGCTCAG GAGGATGATGGACTCAGGTCAGCTGGATTTCTATCAGCACAGCACACTGTGCACAAACACATGCCGCAGCACCAAGTTTGACCTGTTGATCAACAACACACGCTTCCCACCGGACGGTAGTGGGCTTAATACACCCACCACTGCTCAGG GAAATGTCTCTGTCGGTAATGGAGGCCAGACAGCCGCAGCAGAGAAGACTGGTGAAGAAATGATGGGCACAGTGGAGTGGAGCACGACCTCTGTAGAAACCTCTCCGAAAAAAGACTCGCCTGACATCTCAG AAGAGACGTTGAGTTTCTGGAGGGGTATCGCTGAGGTTGGACTGATGGGGGAAGTGGTGTCTAACATCCGCTCAGAGCTCTTGGGTCTACTGAGAGGAGTTCAGCTATGCAGTGATCAGAGCTCACTACAAGATGCAG AGATTGCGGTTCTGAGCAACCTGGCTCAAGTCTTTGACCTGCTGGACTCCATCAAACAAATAGTGAATGTTCGGCGACAGATGACTGACCCAGAACAGACGCAGGTCCTCCGAACCCTAACCA cATTGGAGCAGCAGGTAGAAGAACAGAAGAGGCTACAATCCCTCAGCTGGCTGTCTCAGTCTCAGGCCCTCAGCAGTCTGGTTTTCCCCTCCACCCCTCCGGCTAAACGCGCTCCCAAACGGCCCCGCCTCCAGCGGCCCGCCTCCACGACGGTCCTCAGCACTTCTGTAGCCCAGCCTCTCACTATTCAGCCCCAACAGTTCACCGTTCTCTCCCCTATCACCCTCTCGTCCTTAGGCCAGTCGTTCGCCATGGCCGGTCTCGCGCAACCGTCCAATACACTGACCCTTCACACTCTTCCCCCAGGCTCGCAGTTATTTACGCGACTCGCCGCGGTTCCCGACGGAAAAACGACGGAGGCCTTCACCTTTCATCCCGCATCCGGGCTCACGCTGCTAGGCACGGCAGCCGTGCAAGACCACGGACAGCTGGGGGCGGTAATGAGCCCGATGGAGCTGGTGCAGTTGACGCAAAAGGAAACCGCTGCAGGTGTTGCCCAGGACGGTCAGATGGTAGCGGGCACAGTGGTGATGCAGGACGGCGTTGTCAGGGTCGTCCAAGAGGACGAAAACCAGAGTGACACCACACTGATCGAGATCGACCCGGCGGGCGACGACCACGGCGTCAGCGTCATGGAACTGCATCTGGAGGGAGGCGCCACAGGAGGAGACGGAGAAACCGTGGTGCACGGCGGGGAGGAGGTGGTGCGAGGCGACGTGGAAGAGGAGACGGGGGAGATCCAGCTGGAggccaacggtcactttcacAATCTGCCCGTTGTAGTGGTGAAGGAAGAGACACAGGACGCCGGCGAAGCCAAATGA